A stretch of Parvimonas micra DNA encodes these proteins:
- the nth gene encoding endonuclease III — protein MEKLEKLYPDAKPELNFSNSFELLIATILSAQCTDVRVNKVTEKLFRDFKTPEEFLTLNIEDLSKYIHSCGFYNSKSKNILETCRILVEKYNSTVPSDMESLTTLPGVGRKTANVVRSCAFGIPSLAVDTHVFRVTNRIGIINEGNVLDSEFALMKKLKKNTWNKAHHLFIFHGRRVCKSRKPNCEKCIINSECLYYKNL, from the coding sequence ATGGAAAAATTAGAAAAATTATATCCTGATGCAAAACCAGAACTTAATTTTTCTAATAGTTTCGAGCTGTTGATAGCAACTATATTATCTGCTCAATGTACTGATGTTAGAGTTAATAAGGTTACTGAAAAATTATTTAGAGATTTTAAAACTCCTGAAGAATTTTTAACTTTAAATATAGAAGATTTATCAAAATATATACACAGTTGTGGTTTTTATAATTCAAAGAGTAAGAATATTTTAGAAACCTGTAGAATTTTAGTAGAAAAATACAACTCTACAGTTCCGAGTGATATGGAATCTCTAACCACGTTGCCAGGCGTTGGGAGAAAAACGGCAAATGTAGTTAGATCTTGTGCCTTTGGTATTCCATCACTTGCAGTTGATACTCATGTTTTTAGAGTTACAAATAGAATAGGAATTATAAATGAAGGTAATGTTTTAGATTCTGAATTTGCATTAATGAAGAAGCTAAAGAAAAATACATGGAATAAAGCTCATCATTTATTTATTTTTCATGGAAGAAGAGTATGTAAATCAAGAAAACCAAATTGTGAAAAATGTATAATAAATTCTGAATGCTTATATTATAAAAATTTGTAG
- a CDS encoding VanW family protein, producing MKKYIKIFAILGIFLIGTISGYILLNRNPLSNAKGYTKNLKREELLTYDKIYEGIYINNIDLKDLTKEEAIEKIKQSLEISNEFTLKHDSYTKKFVPKDIDFSYDYEKLVNEAFNIGRSGSDDERIETLKNLLKNPKKYDIKSTFDLSKLNSIITEISEKINSEPIDEKFSFSEGKISVVDGKVGLKVESEKILDNFNTVPVKFDLEIPTIVTEYKKIDKTLLSSVKGVIGEATTKFDNQPNRNNNIKIAANKINEFVVNPGETFSFSKELGEVSKNTGYKPAGTFINSKIVDSIGGGICQVSSTLYQALVKSDLKIVERNQHSMRVPYCTIGLDAMYYEGF from the coding sequence ATGAAAAAATATATTAAAATATTTGCTATATTAGGAATATTTTTAATAGGAACAATATCAGGTTATATTTTGCTTAATAGAAATCCATTAAGCAACGCTAAGGGGTATACTAAAAATTTAAAAAGAGAAGAACTTTTAACGTATGATAAGATTTATGAAGGAATTTATATTAATAATATTGATCTGAAAGATTTAACTAAAGAGGAAGCAATTGAAAAAATTAAACAAAGTTTAGAAATAAGTAATGAATTTACATTAAAACATGATAGTTATACTAAGAAATTTGTTCCAAAAGATATAGATTTCTCATATGATTATGAAAAATTAGTCAATGAAGCATTTAATATTGGTAGATCAGGATCAGATGATGAAAGAATTGAAACTTTAAAGAACTTATTAAAAAATCCTAAAAAATATGATATTAAGTCTACTTTTGATTTATCAAAATTAAATAGCATTATTACCGAAATTTCTGAAAAAATAAATTCTGAACCAATAGATGAAAAATTTTCTTTTTCTGAAGGAAAAATATCAGTTGTGGATGGTAAAGTTGGATTAAAAGTTGAGAGTGAAAAAATATTGGATAATTTTAATACAGTTCCTGTGAAATTTGATTTAGAAATACCAACTATTGTTACAGAATATAAAAAGATTGATAAAACATTGTTATCATCAGTCAAAGGTGTAATAGGAGAAGCAACTACTAAATTTGATAATCAGCCTAATAGAAATAATAATATAAAAATCGCAGCAAATAAAATTAATGAATTTGTAGTAAATCCAGGAGAAACATTCTCTTTTTCAAAAGAGTTAGGGGAAGTATCTAAAAATACAGGTTATAAGCCTGCAGGAACATTTATTAATAGTAAGATAGTAGATTCTATAGGAGGAGGAATTTGCCAAGTTAGTTCTACCTTATATCAAGCGTTAGTTAAATCTGATTTAAAAATAGTTGAACGAAATCAACATTCAATGAGGGTACCTTATTGTACTATTGGTTTAGATGCAATGTACTATGAAGGTTTCTAG
- a CDS encoding G5 domain-containing protein — MKVSSDLKFQNTFDFPIVITSYVSNGEITFRILGDTDKKNYDIKLFTTDVSRIPMPIEEVPDPSLPEGKKVVVEKGFPGYRGSSYKQKGNGKAELLNSDYYKPKKQIVKVGTKKEVKETIEKEKND, encoded by the coding sequence ATGAAGGTTTCTAGTGATTTGAAATTTCAAAATACATTTGATTTTCCTATAGTTATAACTAGTTATGTTTCAAATGGGGAAATAACTTTTAGAATATTGGGTGATACAGATAAGAAAAATTATGATATTAAACTATTTACTACTGATGTTTCTCGAATTCCAATGCCTATAGAGGAAGTTCCGGATCCAAGTTTACCAGAAGGAAAGAAAGTCGTAGTTGAAAAGGGATTTCCAGGTTATAGGGGCTCATCATATAAACAAAAAGGAAATGGAAAAGCAGAATTATTAAATAGTGATTATTACAAACCAAAAAAACAAATTGTTAAAGTAGGAACAAAAAAAGAAGTAAAAGAAACTATTGAAAAAGAAAAAAATGATTAA
- the efp gene encoding elongation factor P, translating into MISAGDFRKGTTFEMDGDVYQIIDFQHVKPGKGAAFVRTKIKSVKNGGSREMTFNPNDKYEVAKIETKEMQYLYSDGELYYFMDTETYEQLPLNFDVVEDALLYLRENDNATIRFHDGKAFNVSAPNFVELEVVETEPGVKGDSATGANKPAKVETGAVITVPLFINNGDKIKIDTRTNEYLSRV; encoded by the coding sequence ATGATTTCAGCAGGAGATTTTAGAAAAGGTACTACATTTGAAATGGATGGAGATGTATACCAAATTATAGATTTTCAACATGTAAAACCTGGAAAAGGTGCTGCTTTTGTAAGAACTAAGATAAAATCAGTAAAAAATGGTGGTTCTAGAGAAATGACTTTTAACCCAAATGATAAATATGAAGTTGCAAAAATTGAAACTAAAGAGATGCAATATTTATATTCAGATGGTGAGTTATATTACTTTATGGATACAGAAACTTATGAACAATTACCATTGAACTTTGATGTTGTAGAAGATGCTCTACTATATTTAAGAGAAAATGACAATGCTACAATAAGATTTCATGATGGAAAAGCATTTAATGTTAGTGCACCAAATTTTGTAGAACTTGAAGTTGTAGAAACTGAACCTGGTGTTAAAGGTGATTCAGCAACTGGTGCAAACAAACCTGCCAAAGTTGAAACAGGAGCAGTTATAACAGTACCTTTATTTATAAATAATGGTGATAAAATAAAAATTGATACTAGAACAAATGAATATCTTTCAAGAGTTTAA
- a CDS encoding tyrosine recombinase XerC — protein MEHFNDCPTILDDYLNYLLTIKGRSTLTVKEYYYDLKRFLKFIVMRKKLFGYNLDSDIDSVCILSINKRDILDIDITDLHAYISFCDSYFNDSTKTKARKISAIKSWFKYLHNTVELIDKNPSEKLELPKLQKRNPVYLTLSESEKVINSIKGENNEFNRARDLCIILIFLTCGLRISELTGINIESIKDDKLTVIGKGDKERTVFLNENCIYAIKSYLKLRPVTKDTNALFLSSHKKRISNRSIQLRLKKYIELAGLNPKIYTPHKLRHTAATLMYKYGDVDIRTIQSILGHTSVATTQIYTHLDDDDIKKGISKNPISKLKI, from the coding sequence ATGGAACATTTTAATGATTGTCCAACTATATTAGATGACTACTTGAATTATTTATTAACCATAAAAGGACGTTCTACTCTTACTGTTAAAGAATATTATTATGATTTAAAAAGATTTTTGAAGTTTATAGTTATGAGAAAAAAATTATTCGGTTATAATTTAGATTCTGATATAGATTCTGTTTGTATTTTATCAATTAACAAACGTGATATACTAGATATTGATATAACCGATTTACATGCATATATTTCTTTTTGTGATTCATACTTTAATGATTCTACTAAAACTAAAGCAAGAAAAATATCTGCTATAAAATCATGGTTTAAATACTTGCATAATACTGTTGAATTAATTGATAAAAACCCTTCAGAAAAATTAGAATTACCAAAATTACAAAAAAGAAATCCTGTATATTTGACTTTATCTGAATCAGAAAAAGTCATTAATTCTATAAAAGGTGAAAATAATGAGTTTAACAGAGCAAGAGATTTATGTATAATATTAATTTTCTTAACATGTGGTCTAAGAATTTCTGAACTAACTGGTATAAATATAGAATCTATTAAAGATGATAAATTAACTGTTATTGGAAAAGGTGATAAGGAAAGAACTGTTTTTCTAAATGAAAATTGTATTTATGCAATAAAAAGTTACTTAAAACTTAGGCCTGTAACAAAAGATACAAATGCCCTATTCTTAAGTTCACATAAAAAAAGAATTTCCAATAGATCTATTCAATTAAGATTAAAAAAATATATTGAATTAGCTGGACTGAATCCAAAAATTTATACTCCTCATAAATTAAGGCATACAGCAGCAACACTTATGTATAAATATGGAGATGTAGATATTAGAACTATTCAGAGTATTTTAGGTCATACGAGTGTAGCTACAACACAGATATATACCCACTTGGATGATGACGATATAAAAAAAGGAATTTCAAAAAATCCTATTTCAAAGTTAAAAATATAA
- a CDS encoding SpaA isopeptide-forming pilin-related protein, which translates to MDKIKKNYKKVSAFILAFLISFITIIPSLRAETGTSSWIPGYFYSVAGGTHGQMDRLKIDGEDVFCIDPEHVFKNGSGFSEGNISSVLTDEQKDKIELIHHFGYILNGKGDRNRAYTQIAIWEALGYSVKVGSSKGANDRQADYESWLKNVQKDINNWLSVPSWNKTTIKGKIGDTITLDGENKISGSYVESANGSSVWAEDGKINIKITENSQDGKVKLRKKPAGYDEAKGITLVYTKSGSQKVSKLRLGLDPIPFSINIQVEKPTQTKILKVGENGEKVKGAIFEMCYSEDFKSSTVYEYTTDENGFTKLDDWALQGKTVYVREKFVPAPYIKSDEIKTFKVTNGGNVELKFTNKKAKGEIRVLKVDKGTGKGLAGAEFELYKNSVDKSNLIGKFGTNSEGKLAIDSLELDKYILREIKAPEGYFIDKNNQDTEFNLEYKNQTVEKVVEERKINNDKITTEVELTKKDTMNMENVPGATVEFENTKTKEKKTATTDENGKIKIKLTYGEWIYKETIAPVGYVKAEKFGKINVTENGAEIKEILWNQPIVSNYELTKQDTITKQALPGCEVVIKNENGEVVFKGKTDENGKIKTKLRYGKYILEETIAPVGYVKATKTLEINVTEDGATIEQVLYNDKIQLMPKTNLYSSSMIFSALLLVSGLGAGFVLLKIKKQEEN; encoded by the coding sequence ATGGATAAAATCAAAAAAAATTACAAAAAAGTATCAGCTTTTATTCTAGCATTTTTAATTAGTTTTATAACAATTATACCTAGTTTAAGAGCTGAAACTGGTACTTCAAGTTGGATACCAGGATATTTTTATAGTGTTGCTGGTGGCACACACGGTCAAATGGATAGATTAAAAATAGACGGAGAAGATGTTTTTTGCATAGATCCTGAGCATGTCTTTAAAAATGGTTCAGGATTTAGTGAAGGAAACATTTCAAGCGTTTTAACAGATGAACAGAAAGATAAAATAGAACTTATTCATCATTTTGGATATATTCTCAACGGAAAAGGAGATAGAAATAGAGCATATACTCAAATAGCAATTTGGGAAGCTCTTGGATATTCCGTAAAAGTTGGTTCAAGCAAAGGAGCAAATGATAGACAAGCAGATTATGAAAGTTGGCTAAAAAATGTTCAAAAAGATATTAATAACTGGTTAAGTGTTCCTAGTTGGAATAAAACAACAATTAAAGGAAAAATAGGAGATACTATTACACTTGACGGAGAAAATAAAATTAGTGGCTCATATGTAGAAAGTGCAAATGGTTCATCTGTTTGGGCTGAAGATGGAAAAATTAATATAAAAATAACAGAAAATTCACAAGATGGAAAAGTTAAATTAAGAAAAAAACCGGCTGGATATGACGAAGCTAAAGGAATAACACTTGTTTATACAAAATCAGGTTCACAAAAAGTAAGTAAACTACGATTAGGATTAGACCCTATTCCTTTTTCAATAAATATTCAAGTTGAAAAGCCTACCCAAACTAAAATTTTAAAAGTAGGGGAAAATGGTGAAAAAGTCAAAGGTGCAATTTTTGAAATGTGTTATAGTGAAGATTTTAAAAGTAGTACAGTTTATGAATATACAACTGATGAGAACGGATTTACTAAATTAGATGACTGGGCTTTACAAGGCAAAACAGTTTATGTAAGAGAAAAATTTGTACCAGCACCTTATATAAAATCTGATGAAATAAAGACTTTTAAGGTTACAAATGGTGGAAATGTTGAATTAAAATTCACTAATAAAAAGGCTAAAGGAGAAATAAGGGTTTTAAAAGTTGATAAAGGTACTGGAAAAGGTCTTGCTGGAGCTGAATTTGAATTATATAAAAATTCAGTTGATAAATCTAACCTAATCGGAAAATTTGGTACAAATTCTGAAGGGAAACTTGCTATTGATAGTCTAGAACTAGACAAGTACATTTTAAGAGAAATAAAAGCACCTGAAGGCTATTTTATAGACAAGAATAATCAAGATACTGAATTTAATTTAGAATATAAAAATCAAACAGTTGAAAAAGTTGTTGAAGAAAGAAAAATTAATAATGATAAAATTACAACTGAAGTTGAATTAACAAAAAAAGATACAATGAATATGGAAAATGTTCCTGGTGCGACAGTTGAATTTGAAAACACAAAAACAAAAGAAAAAAAGACAGCAACAACTGACGAAAACGGAAAAATTAAAATTAAATTAACTTATGGAGAATGGATTTACAAAGAAACAATCGCACCAGTTGGCTATGTTAAAGCTGAAAAATTTGGAAAAATTAATGTAACAGAAAATGGTGCAGAAATCAAAGAAATTTTATGGAATCAACCTATTGTATCTAATTATGAACTAACAAAACAAGACACAATAACAAAACAAGCATTACCTGGTTGTGAAGTTGTGATAAAAAATGAAAATGGCGAAGTTGTTTTTAAAGGCAAGACTGACGAAAACGGAAAAATTAAAACAAAGTTAAGATATGGAAAATATATTTTAGAAGAAACAATCGCACCAGTTGGCTATGTAAAAGCAACAAAAACTTTAGAAATCAATGTAACTGAAGACGGTGCAACTATTGAGCAAGTTTTGTATAATGATAAAATTCAATTAATGCCAAAAACTAACTTATATAGTTCAAGTATGATTTTTAGTGCTTTGCTATTAGTTAGTGGATTAGGTGCTGGGTTTGTTTTATTAAAGATTAAAAAACAAGAAGAAAATTAG
- a CDS encoding JAB domain-containing protein: MDKEKNNFWIVEFNETDEKIKNFANEIITPELIDKIKILDKQFSLKEKGSYKFYFDHIINNKTVEHIRIDVGEDDLENKQFFNYLREDIENNLLLGEKEEKLIKKEKNSDKTLYEYFNVKNKFELYKLLKNNDEKVKELKEFIEFSKRKVERNLKKINSPKIFANYTLNEFLPNKNEIFISGVDTHLNLVSRTKIDLNKKIDMKEVFKELNTKSLSGVLIAYNSIDNTEIMELRAKNLKDMFNNLDFKVRDFIKINNEFVVNEMYDEYPIKIQNDFDKTYEKYLKNIKEKEFFRKENQEFYKDLTKLKGYDDFINYYVKQENIGLNYFLNEDKILESLRLPYQYLEYEKMGLIALDKNYNISSIKEYSSGGHNSAIIPFNRIMKDVFDSKDTSYIMYHNHPSGNLIQSQEDELVTDKLLDALAIFDKKLIGSIVLSDEGFNKIPEVVLNNHYNYCLNETLKNLKIDERIKLKNIDELMSFKDYDKIEKIDIQNNSLEDIQHLIKFKNLKEINLINNPIRTLKNFEIIKSLEQKGIKFNLDFEQKNRLDFVKKEKIKSKELKAKKNEKIIER; encoded by the coding sequence ATGGATAAAGAAAAAAATAATTTTTGGATAGTTGAATTTAATGAAACTGATGAAAAAATAAAAAATTTTGCTAATGAAATTATAACTCCTGAATTAATTGATAAAATAAAAATTTTAGATAAACAATTTAGTTTGAAGGAAAAAGGTAGTTATAAATTTTATTTTGATCATATCATAAATAATAAAACGGTTGAACATATAAGAATTGATGTAGGGGAAGATGATTTAGAAAATAAACAATTTTTTAATTATCTTCGAGAAGACATTGAAAATAATTTACTTTTAGGTGAAAAAGAAGAAAAATTAATTAAAAAAGAAAAAAATTCTGATAAAACTCTTTATGAATATTTTAATGTAAAAAATAAATTTGAACTATATAAACTATTAAAAAATAATGATGAAAAAGTTAAAGAATTAAAAGAATTTATTGAATTTTCTAAAAGAAAAGTAGAAAGAAATTTAAAAAAAATTAATAGTCCTAAAATTTTTGCAAATTATACTCTTAATGAGTTTTTGCCTAATAAAAATGAAATTTTTATATCAGGTGTAGATACTCATTTAAATTTAGTATCAAGAACAAAAATTGACTTAAATAAAAAAATAGATATGAAGGAAGTTTTTAAAGAATTAAATACAAAATCTTTAAGTGGTGTATTAATAGCATATAATTCAATAGATAATACAGAAATTATGGAATTAAGAGCCAAAAACTTAAAGGATATGTTTAATAATCTAGATTTCAAAGTTAGAGATTTCATAAAAATAAATAATGAGTTTGTAGTTAATGAAATGTATGATGAATATCCTATAAAAATTCAAAACGATTTTGATAAAACTTATGAGAAATATTTAAAAAACATAAAAGAAAAAGAATTTTTTAGAAAAGAAAATCAAGAATTTTATAAAGATTTAACAAAATTAAAAGGCTATGATGATTTTATTAATTACTATGTAAAACAAGAAAATATAGGTTTAAATTATTTTCTAAATGAAGATAAAATTTTAGAAAGTTTAAGACTTCCATATCAGTATTTAGAATATGAAAAAATGGGTTTAATTGCTTTAGATAAAAATTATAATATTTCTTCTATAAAGGAATATTCGAGTGGTGGACATAATTCTGCAATAATTCCTTTTAATAGAATTATGAAAGATGTTTTTGATAGTAAAGATACATCATACATTATGTATCATAACCACCCTTCAGGAAATTTAATTCAAAGTCAAGAAGATGAATTAGTAACTGATAAATTGCTTGATGCTCTAGCAATATTTGATAAAAAATTAATAGGAAGTATAGTTTTATCTGATGAGGGTTTTAATAAAATTCCTGAAGTAGTTTTAAATAATCATTATAATTATTGCTTAAATGAAACTTTAAAAAATTTAAAAATAGATGAACGTATTAAATTAAAAAATATTGATGAATTAATGTCCTTTAAAGATTATGACAAAATTGAAAAAATAGATATACAAAATAATTCTTTAGAAGATATACAACATTTAATTAAATTCAAAAATTTAAAAGAAATTAATTTAATAAATAATCCTATTAGAACACTAAAAAATTTTGAAATTATAAAATCTTTAGAACAAAAAGGAATTAAATTTAATCTAGATTTTGAACAAAAAAATAGATTAGATTTTGTTAAAAAAGAAAAAATAAAATCTAAAGAACTTAAAGCAAAAAAGAACGAAAAAATTATTGAAAGATAA
- a CDS encoding toprim domain-containing protein: MSYEDSSKINILDVARDLGFNPIPVSNNIYKDKTHDSLRFWTDTNSFCWYSKVNEINVKGSSFNLVQFVKNMTFPEAKKYLINKGFYTPENYKKNYNYNKNNLNYFKKNSSEKQKSFLEEREKQEEIKLKVPPFNTDLSKMINYFKNERKIEPSTVWKLIKNHKVLAFDKLDNICFFATNKEGQWKNITKRRIDTKEFFASKGGDKNYPFVINNKAKDILVCEGEIDAISCYEMFGNKFNYISIPATTDKGLIHHIEENNIKNTNIFLLMDNDEAGIKASKIIAENLEKLNRNLKVKNMTNILLDNVKDPNELLIKKKQNMIEKSIKKEKIFER; encoded by the coding sequence ATGAGCTATGAAGATAGTAGTAAAATAAATATTTTAGATGTTGCTAGGGATTTAGGATTTAATCCTATCCCTGTTAGCAACAATATTTACAAAGACAAAACACACGATAGTTTGAGGTTTTGGACTGATACAAATTCTTTTTGTTGGTATTCAAAAGTTAATGAAATAAATGTAAAAGGAAGTAGTTTTAATTTAGTACAATTTGTAAAAAATATGACTTTTCCTGAAGCAAAAAAATATTTAATTAATAAAGGTTTTTATACTCCTGAAAACTATAAAAAAAATTATAACTATAATAAAAATAATTTAAATTATTTTAAAAAAAATAGTTCAGAAAAACAAAAAAGTTTTTTAGAAGAAAGAGAAAAACAAGAAGAGATAAAATTAAAAGTTCCACCTTTTAATACTGATTTATCAAAAATGATAAATTATTTTAAAAATGAGCGAAAAATTGAACCTTCAACAGTTTGGAAATTAATTAAAAATCATAAAGTTTTAGCTTTTGATAAATTAGATAATATTTGTTTTTTTGCAACAAATAAAGAAGGACAATGGAAAAATATTACTAAAAGGAGAATTGATACAAAAGAATTTTTTGCGTCAAAAGGTGGAGATAAAAATTACCCCTTTGTTATTAATAATAAAGCTAAAGATATTTTGGTTTGTGAAGGAGAAATTGATGCTATTTCTTGTTATGAAATGTTTGGAAATAAATTTAATTATATTTCAATTCCAGCAACAACTGACAAAGGATTAATTCATCATATTGAAGAAAATAATATTAAAAATACAAATATTTTTTTATTAATGGATAATGATGAGGCTGGAATAAAAGCAAGTAAAATAATAGCTGAAAATCTTGAAAAACTTAATCGTAATTTAAAAGTCAAAAATATGACAAATATTCTTTTAGATAATGTTAAAGATCCTAATGAATTATTAATTAAAAAAAAACAAAATATGATTGAAAAAAGTATAAAAAAAGAAAAAATTTTTGAAAGATAG
- a CDS encoding YdbC family protein gives MAEIKFDIKETLITLTESEEWNKEVNLVSWNGREYKLDIREWNKSHTKMKKGIVLTNEEMRKILESEEIKEFLKSNE, from the coding sequence ATGGCAGAAATAAAATTTGATATAAAAGAAACATTAATAACATTAACAGAAAGCGAAGAATGGAATAAAGAAGTAAATTTAGTAAGTTGGAACGGGAGAGAATATAAACTTGATATTAGAGAATGGAATAAATCTCATACAAAAATGAAAAAAGGTATAGTTTTAACTAATGAAGAAATGAGAAAAATTTTAGAAAGTGAAGAAATAAAAGAATTTTTAAAATCAAATGAATAA
- a CDS encoding VirD4-like conjugal transfer protein, CD1115 family, producing MKKNKILLLFLSGFLCFCVMSFSNFLIYSTNFFIKKIKNNNLQFEYIKAFLDIKFTTTFSIVNLIIFSIFILIFLRYFIAKKIDEKRINKGQHGTNRFTTLKEIQEQYKAIPDLEKEYKGNPGVVISRYKNNIFIDDSPVHNLLIGMSRSGKGELWLFPTLDTITRAENKPSFLSNDPKLELASASYNTLIKRDYDVGILNLINPERGIKFNPLQLVIDEWKKGNETEAITVLESVSNQIFKQNITPKEEFWIEASISLFNGVTLNLIDESFKKGEENKVCIYSVVKFVIDMMTSYSYDEFGNKHLDNNEDNVGYKLDEHFAKYDLDYQPRLMYSTFSDTPGKTRLGVLATFKSKLRLFTNKDIAILTSKSTIDFEEIGFIKEKYKLSFNVENCLINEILNEKKIIFKAIIQDKDRYNEIKNLIKSKGQKIGIKFDFNNITTKKINLTISLNDINDFSYSKEFLSNTEDYEIILNYLISKLDISYKMNTNDGIIYKTEDTLIKQINYKLSNEYLLEFINLNITLIENIEKSKPKAIFLGIPDFDKSKNMIATLFIEQAYFVLAKKATLNKNKACDRDVFVVLEELGQLPVIKNLSNMVTMSLSKRIKFIIVIQSFLQLKELYKESGTIIKNNCSNTIFIATNDKETAKEISEKCGDETIIKTSKSGNMMDISKKESSSATNKRIILPQDVLQIPQNETIILRTLKRTDLKGRKIIPYPIFNRGEMELKPRFEYLNEYFDTNVDINYVLDKLYGNQDKINLKDYTIKI from the coding sequence ATGAAAAAAAATAAAATTTTGCTTTTGTTTTTAAGTGGATTTTTATGTTTTTGTGTTATGTCTTTTTCAAATTTTTTAATTTATTCAACAAATTTTTTTATAAAAAAAATTAAAAATAATAACTTACAATTTGAATATATAAAAGCATTTTTAGATATAAAATTTACAACCACTTTTTCGATAGTTAATTTAATAATTTTTAGTATATTTATATTAATTTTTTTAAGATATTTTATAGCTAAAAAAATTGATGAAAAAAGAATTAATAAAGGTCAACACGGAACTAATAGATTTACAACTTTAAAAGAAATTCAAGAACAATATAAAGCAATTCCTGATTTAGAAAAAGAATATAAAGGTAATCCTGGTGTAGTTATAAGTAGATACAAAAATAATATATTTATTGATGATTCTCCAGTACACAATTTGTTAATAGGAATGTCAAGAAGTGGAAAAGGAGAACTTTGGCTTTTTCCAACACTAGATACAATAACAAGAGCAGAAAATAAACCTTCGTTTTTATCTAATGACCCAAAACTTGAACTTGCTTCAGCATCATATAATACTTTAATTAAAAGAGATTACGATGTTGGAATCTTAAATTTAATTAACCCTGAACGTGGTATTAAATTTAATCCTTTACAGCTAGTAATTGACGAATGGAAAAAAGGAAATGAAACAGAAGCTATAACTGTTTTAGAAAGTGTTTCAAATCAGATATTTAAACAAAATATTACGCCTAAAGAAGAATTTTGGATTGAAGCTAGTATATCTTTATTTAATGGTGTTACATTAAATTTAATTGATGAAAGTTTTAAAAAAGGAGAAGAAAACAAAGTTTGTATATATTCAGTTGTAAAATTTGTTATTGATATGATGACTTCCTATAGTTATGACGAATTTGGAAATAAACATTTAGATAATAATGAAGATAATGTAGGTTATAAATTAGATGAACATTTTGCAAAATACGATTTAGATTATCAACCTAGATTAATGTATTCTACTTTTTCAGATACTCCAGGTAAAACAAGGCTCGGAGTGTTAGCTACTTTTAAATCTAAATTACGTCTTTTTACTAATAAAGACATTGCTATTTTAACTTCAAAATCTACTATTGATTTTGAAGAAATTGGATTTATAAAAGAAAAATATAAATTATCTTTTAACGTTGAAAACTGCTTAATAAATGAAATTTTAAACGAAAAAAAGATTATTTTTAAAGCAATAATTCAAGATAAAGATCGATATAATGAAATAAAAAATTTAATTAAAAGCAAAGGGCAAAAAATAGGGATAAAATTTGATTTTAATAATATTACTACTAAAAAAATTAATTTAACAATTTCATTAAATGATATAAATGATTTTTCTTATTCAAAAGAATTTCTATCAAATACTGAAGACTATGAAATAATTTTAAATTACTTAATTAGTAAATTGGATATTAGCTATAAAATGAATACTAATGATGGAATAATATACAAAACTGAAGATACTTTAATAAAACAAATTAATTATAAATTATCTAATGAATATCTATTAGAATTTATTAATCTAAATATAACCTTAATTGAAAATATAGAAAAGAGTAAACCTAAAGCTATTTTTTTAGGAATTCCTGACTTTGATAAATCAAAAAATATGATTGCAACTTTATTTATAGAACAAGCATATTTTGTATTAGCAAAAAAGGCAACTTTAAATAAAAATAAGGCTTGTGATAGAGATGTATTTGTTGTTTTGGAAGAATTAGGACAATTACCTGTTATCAAAAATCTATCTAATATGGTTACTATGTCTTTATCAAAAAGAATTAAATTTATTATTGTAATTCAATCTTTTTTACAACTTAAAGAATTATATAAAGAATCCGGGACAATTATAAAAAATAATTGTTCAAACACAATCTTTATTGCAACAAACGATAAAGAAACTGCTAAAGAAATTTCAGAAAAATGTGGTGATGAAACTATAATAAAAACGAGTAAATCTGGAAATATGATGGATATTTCAAAAAAAGAAAGTTCTTCAGCAACAAATAAAAGAATAATTTTACCACAAGACGTTTTACAAATTCCACAAAATGAAACGATCATTTTAAGAACTCTAAAAAGAACAGATTTGAAAGGAAGAAAAATAATTCCATATCCTATTTTTAATAGAGGGGAAATGGAATTGAAACCACGTTTTGAATATCTTAACGAATATTTTGATACGAATGTTGATATAAACTATGTTTTAGATAAACTATATGGAAATCAAGATAAAATAAATTTAAAAGATTATACTATAAAAATATAA